TAAAAATTTGTCATACCATAATCTTACTGTAGGAAACACCATGCTTTTGTCTGTGTAATTACTCTGAATACAGCTATATATTCCTTTGTTAATGCAATTCACTAAGTCACAACCAGATCCCTTTAGCAATACAGAGGAAGTGCATCTGCTGTGTCATCTGACACAATCATTATGCTTAGGTGGGAAATCATTTACATTGTGAATAACAAGTTTGAAAGCTCAGTTTCATTATTCAATGCTTTACAAAATCTAACTATGCACAGTATCATGGTCTTCAATGAAAACCAAGGATCTCAGAGCAAAAGTCTCACTGTCCGAGCCTGGCTAATGCTGTTGACTTCCAGTTAACAGTATGCACAGGCAAAAATATCTGCCAGACCACAGAAAAAATTTAGAAGCAATAAGtgattttcaaaattaatgaaGTCAATTAATATGATTAATTTGGTTAtataaagaattttattttattaaaatatacaaCCTCCCATTTATACCTATAATACATTCAAAATAATTAACATCCACATGTAAGATATGCAAACATTAACAGATTTTGAGAGTGGTGACATACTTCCCAAGAAGGGGGTGGAAAGTGGCAACTCttccaagaaatattttttaaactgtgacTTTCACTGTGTTAAGATATCACATTCTATAACTGACATAATGCTGTGTAGACTATTTTAATGCCAGGAGTTTAGATATCAGAGAATTAAAATTACCACAAACCCACATCTCAGAATATAATACATGAAAGAGCTGGTGACCCAGATGTCACCTTGATTAAATAGTATTATTATGCAGTAGCACTTAAGGATGCCTAGCattttgcagaataaaaaaTCATTATAAGATACATATATAAACAACAGTCCTCCAACACAGATGATGCCGTGGAGTTTTTGCTTATTTATAAGCAAAACACTTTCCAAAGTCTTTTCTGTCACATGCCACCTTGTCACTGACCACTTAactgctggcagcactgggatgcagTGGTTTGACTCTTGCTAGTCTGGAGAGGCCGAGTCTAAGACTCTGAGTAGGTGACTTAAGAGAAACACATCTCATAGAGTTATTACTGCTTCCTgatgcagctgaaaaaaaaacaacaaaacaaaccaaaaagaaagctcaggagatttggggaggtggggaggagggaTATTATATGACTGCTTTTTATAGttgtcacagcagaacaaaaaCAGTATTCTAAAGATACTGCAAAAAGGTCTGCGAATCAATCTATTTGGGAGCCAGTGCAGCAGGTATGGTGTACAATTTAATTAACCAGCAACACACTGGAGCAGCACTGGACAAGCAAATATTGTTTCCAGAGTACTATGCATTTTGAGGTGCTCCACAGAGAATCACACAACTGAACACAAGTccaagtgggaaaaaaagacttGAGAGAAAGGAgccaaacagaaataaacatgtACAGGAAAGAAGAGCAAATACGAAGGAAAATCAAAGTAAGAGGCAGGAGTCAGCAGAATCATGCTCAAACAccttaagaaaataaagcatttgcTTTACTACAGCAGTTAAAACACTCCAACGTTTTGGTagcattatttatttagaaTAGATAAGAATGCAGCACATACCAGAGATAAAGAAAGCTCTTACTAAGAGAGAAATGGCCACAAAACAATCCTGGATTAAGATTTGATCCACACTCTGGATAACATTTAATTAACCTCCCCACATAAAGCAGTTAAGAATAATGctgtaagaggaaaaagaagcacagagatagcctttttttttcttttgttttaaatataagtTCAAAAGAATAACTTTCATTATAAGAGGTCAgtcatttttctgaaatattgtttgcttgcttttaagaGAGACTGCTAAAAGCTTAAGTCAACTAACCTATCTGTTTATAATTACAATCTTAAAGGTACCTGGTGGTATCCATTTAGGCTTCTTATCTGTTACAGGACTCGATGTATGTAGAGGCCTTCCAACTGGGCCTGAAGAATTGGACATCATCTTTTGTGTTCGCTcagatttttgttctgttctccCAAAAGGAGAAACTACAGATGATACTTCGttggaaatgaaaaaagcaaCCTTAGAAGAATACTCTTTGGAAGAGAAATCACCACACTGCATAAGATGATTGATCATTGTGCAGCATGAGCTCTCTGTACTGAGTGAAATAATGTTACTACATCGTCACATCTTTATCAGTATATGTTTAAAAAGTCAGTCTTGTTATACTCTAGAATTTCAAACCTGGTTTGAAAGTAAGCAGTATGACAACTCCTTCTTGAAGACCTGCTAAATGTTGGATTTCTAAGACGAAAGATTCTTTTGTCAGCTACACAAAGCAAACCATTCTTTGTTATAcctaaaactaattttaaactAAATTACATGTTTTAAATTTAGGCCTGAAACTAAAACACATTACCAAGTCAGGAACAAAATTAACACCACAATTAAGTAATTTCTtaagctatttaaaataaattacactaATGACACAGTGAACAATTTACTCTGAAGAGCATGACTATTTACAAGTTTTCGCCAAGTGGATAGTAGGACTAGCTTTGTTTAGCTATCCTTGAATTAAACACTCATAAATGCAACTGCAAGAGGAAGATCTGagattataatttaaaaaaaaataataatcctcAGATCACTCACGTCTTTTCTTAAAAGCTAGACAATAGttacaaaaatagaaattaattgcCTATTCacttttgtctgcttttctttgtaagaAGCATTAGTTTACTACAGaatattctttctttcaggatttttttctgctctcctcCTTTTACTCTGCATATAGTCGTTCATTTTCATCATAACCCTGCACAGTCAGGCTGTCAGCCAGATCCATCtatttcttcagtgaaaataaaagggaCGTTCATTATAAAAAAGTCTATTTCAAATTCATCATGCAAACTTACCTGTAGTATTAATCTTGGATTTGgaagttttcttctctctttttgctGGCAtcttttgtctggttttatttcctttggcttttttcttttccatagcaaagtcttcatcatcatcttcactATAATCTGAATCTTCTTCTGACTCCTCCTCACCTACAGCAAGAAAAAGGGATGTCATCTCTCTACATGAAATGCAATCTACTATTATATTACTCCAGGGCCTTCTAATCACACTCTGGACATAAAAACCCAGGTTACCTTAAAGATACAATAAACCAAATTTGAACATATTTATATGCTgaactgagaaagaaataatCTCCATAAAACATTATGTATTTACAGAATTCTTGCTCTGAACTTTAATAATAGAACACCCTGGTATAAACTGCATACAGTAATAATTTAACAGCAGAATTACCAATATTCCATGTGTGCAAGATAAAAATGTTAAAGTCATTTGGCAGGGCTTCTGATTTTTACATATTCTTAGTCatgactgaaatggaaaaacactATGTCtaatttcagctgcaagaaaCATTTTATAGAttcactattaaaaaaaaaaaaaaaaaagacattagcAAATCCTAAAAATAGTTCTCTATCAACAGGAGTATCTGGATGATTTCCCTGATCTATCTTTTGCACTGGCAATTCTGGAAACACATTGCAATAATCTTTGAAGTAAGGAATAAAAGAATGGGTAGACATGTTAACCACTGGGGAATGCGGTGACTGTCATACTCTGCCGGCATTCAATACAACACTTCTACCagaagcagagcatgagactacCCTGACCTCCAATCGGATGAGCATTGTCTTCTGAGAGTTGAGGACTGAAgcaaggaaataaggaagactACTTACTTTTTTCCAATAAGCTTAAACAAAGCAAATACTAGGAGCACGAATACCACATACTACTCCAGAGTCAATGTTTTGATGCAAACCCCAGACaacaataggaaaaattaaGAGGCTCTCTAAAGATATGAAACCTTTCTGGACAAAGATGGTAGAAGAATTTGTTCTGACACACTTCAGCAAATGCAGAGAAGTAGGATAACTTCTGCCAGTTTGGCAAATGTGCAGGAACAAGCTCCAATGTTTAGTGCCAAAGTGCAACTGAGATGTCACTAGTATTAAAAGGTAATGCTTCAGTAAGGGGTCAAGGGGGAATATACAATAGAAGCAGTAtgcatttcactgaaaatattaaCCACATTTAAGGCACTACATTCAAAACACATCTAAGGGATTTTATAGAGGAGACCTTACTGGGTACACACTCTGGCTCAGAGTCAGTAGCATGCTTTCTGTCATCACTGTCAACAGTTAGTAGCTTCTCTGGATGTGCAGGAACGTTAGATGCTGCTGTCCTTTGTATACCATCAGCCCTAGGTACATCATTATCCATAACTTGATTGAGACCTAGAAAGCAGAACTTGGTTTAATTCAAATTCACAGTAGAACTATTATTCTTCTCAAAAAAGAAGCAGGTACTTGAGCCCCCAGAGtttatttttgtgattttgaaGTATACTATATAGAAGTGTATCATTGGCACTTGTTTTCATGTGATTCACATTTTACTCTCTTAAGTGACCAAATTGTAAATTCTGGTTGTGAAAGTTATCAATATTTATTTGTAATGCAGCTAACAAAAGGACAAGAGaccaaaaataaaactggaaaaattaaaaagtttcCAACAGTACAGTGAATGTTTTGGTTATGTTTAGCTGATGCTTAGCTATTATGGACCCATTCCAGACCTGAGGGCAAGTGCAGCTTCCTGAAGAAGTAAATCAACTCAGCAACTAAAGCCATCACAcgtctgtttctttttccaacAAACTTTTAGTGATCTGTAACAATCTCATTCAGCAATCCACGTCTTCCCATTTTAAGACTGTATGAAAAAGTTGCTGCATCCTTCAGTCTTTGTTTAATATAAAGAGTTTTTTCCATGTAAGTGAAAACCAGAAACCAATGGAAACAAGAAGacattaaaatacttaaatatatcTTGAAATTCTGTATCTGAAAAGACAAGAGTATGAGAACAGCTTACCTAAAAGTTCACTGTCTACTCTGCAGTTGGAAAAAAGGGGTCTCCTTTGTACATTTTCCAATTCAAAATACTTACCTGTTTTAGcatccagaaaacaaacaaaaaagaatataaaacgtAAGTACACAAAAAACACATTGTAAAAGGTTAAGATATTAAGAAAACTATGTTTGGACGTTCTtacagaaaagttatttttccacacagaaaaaaaaaccaaccaaaccaaaccccaaaaaaaccccaaaccctaaaaCATAAGAGAGACTACCTAGAAATTCTCATTTCCTAATCATGACCtcttgaaataaaacatgacTTTCAACCTAtttcactgtaaaataaattgtCATGTTCAAATTGACTACATATAAATAGTGTTGCAATGAACTGTAAAATAACCTTGTTCTGAATGTTGCACCTCAGCGATATTTGCAGACTTTTGTTTGACGGATAAGGCTAAAGCAACTTCCAAATCTCTTTGATAAAGTTTGTCATCCAAAgatatcctgaaaaaaaaaccaaacgaaACACGCTAAATAATAAAACAATGGCATGAGTGTTAGAGATCTATTTCTGACTCACTGAACTTCGTAAAATTCAAATGCTTGCAAAGATATTAATATTTCCGTATGTACAGCATATTATGAATATTACTTCCTTAAATGATTTAGACAAAGTACACACTAATGTTTAAAGCACACTATGTATAAAGGTATTATGATTGCAAAATATTgtatggatatatatatatatataaactagTAACTGGTATTATCAGAGAAAATGTTATGTTTCCTTgaaaaaacacactgaaatgtAGTATTTATATACAACTTTATTACCAAAATCATCAGACTCCTTTTTTCATAGACACtgacttttttatatatatcaaGCTTTAAGTATGTTCTCTTTTAAAGAGTagatttttaaatgcctttatATTTCTCAGGTTTAGGAGTCCTTAAGTAACTCAGAATTGTTACAGTTATCATGCGCTGCAGAAATATCAAAACATGATCAAGACATGCAAGCCTGTTTCTGCACCTATGCAGGCTGCTTGCTGGAGCTTTTTAGAGCTGTAACACAACAGACACAGCTCACTACTGAACTCAGGCAACTTTTCCCAACTCTATGCATAATTACATTATCCCTGATATGCAACTATATcaataaagctgaaatatttttattatgctaATATGCTATTGTGTATTTTCAGCTGCTTAAAACTCAAGGGGGTTAGGGGGGTTGGGGAGTGGGATGCAACATGACACCAAACTATTACTGAAATCCAGCTTTACACAGAGTTGACCATACTTCAGTGTTTCTTACCTTTTACTAGGTGTCTGCTTTGGCGGTGGAGTCAAttctttctgtggctttttttgcttctccttcttctcctttggTTCCTTGAGCTGTGTTCTGGATTTTTTGCTTGAAGGTGCAGCTATACATGTGAAGTCTTCATCTGTTTGGGAAACAGCAACAAGCTTTAATGAGTTTTCTTATAGTCTTCTGCATGGCCAGAAGTCATTCAACTTCACCACAGACTGAAAATATACCAAAGGTAACCTTTTAAAAActaattctatttttaaaggatACAATTGGAACTGTAGTATTCTTActtaaatgaattttaaatgaaaacttaacAAGACCTCTTTTGCACATGCTTGTATTCAATTTTTGTTATCAATAAGGCAATAAAGCTTAAATGTTCAACATATTACTGGATTTTCAGTAAGTTCACCTTTTGATATGCTGAAGAGTTATCAATTCTAATAGCAATCACTGTCATTAAACAGTTTTGTATGTAGATCTAAGCTGCAGCTCTGTCTTGATGGGTTTAGGGTAAGGACATAGCAGTCAAGTTACATTGATAAGAAAAATAGATTGTAGATTATTTGTTTTCAAGATTCCTTTGCTTCTAAGCCCTAATAGgtattacttttttcctttttttttttttcaaacagaatTTGTTTGTGTTCATTGAAATCCCTTTGAACTGATAATCAGAACAGGGGGTAACAAATTACCACCCAAAACtgaggcagggagagaaacTGATTTTCCTGCAACAAGACACAGTGTATTCACCAGTTTCTTGACATACTGTTGTTATACTCTGGCTTACAGCCGTCATACTCTTGTTGAATTAGGATATTCAGCAGCATGCCCAGATCACTTCCAGTGAAAACAGTCACAGCCTTCTCAATGAACTAATTCATTAAAGACACCCTCATGACATTTTGGGTGGTTACATTAGTGTTTGGCATTTTTGTTACGTACAAGAATATGTTACTTACCGTCATCTTCTAAATCCCCAAACTGTGAATAATCAACCGTTTTCTTGCTCCTGTGGCAAAAAACCCATACACTATTAAACCTTTCAGACTGAGCATCTTGACTCGCTAACACTTTTTGGGCAGATCACGTTCTACATGAGAAAAGCAACACACGTTTAAATGTATGTATAACCAACCAGCGCTAGTGTGTACAATACGGTTATTGGGAACAGCttctagatttttaacaaatcCTAAAACAACGGCGCTTCTCGTTCGTGTTGCGGGAGCGCTACATTCTGCTTACGCCCACAGCATCTCAGAGCTGCTACTGTGCAATCACTCCTCTCCCGGCTCGCTGTTAGGCATTTGAAATGCGTTTTCCGCGCACCTTCCAGCCCGTTTCCCGTGCGGCACTGCCGTCGCTGCAGCGAGGCGCTATCCTCTCCAGCGGGAGCCACAAGCGGCGCTCCCAAGCCCACCCCTCAGACCGGGCTCCGCTGCTCTTTGCGAGACAGCCGCTCCCGCTGCCCGTCCCAGGGAGAAGCCCAGCGCTTCTCTCCATCTGGAAGGCAAAACAGAGCAGGCCTCTCCTCAAGGCCCAACGCTAGAAGGGGCCACGAAGCGGCTCGGTGTGGAGGCACAGGGCTCCATCAGGGCTGAGATGACCcgaaacaaccccccccccccccccccccgccccatcgAGAAACGGCGGCCACCGGCGGCGCGCGCGCGCCCCACGCTTTCGAGGAACCGTCACTCAGGGCCCCGCGCGCTTCGTGGCCGGTCGCACCGCCGTCGGTCCCGCCTGCTCTGCCGCAGCCCTCACCTCCTCACCGGCCGCGCCATCCCGGCTCCGGGCCGCGCCTTACACCCGCCCCGCCGCTAACGACAGTACTGTCCCGCCCCCTCCGCCTCTCCCTCGGCGCCGGCAACGCACTCAGCGGCGCGGGAGCGGGCGCTCGCTCGGCACATTCGCTACAAAGCGGGAGGGTGGGCGGCGAATCTGCGGCTCCGGATGCGAAGGGTCCATGGGGAGGCGGGAGTCGCCCGCCACCGCCTTCCGCAGCGGCGGAAGCTCTCCGCTGCGCTCCATGCCCAGGCGGTGTTGGCCGCCGCGCTCCCTCACCTGCCCGCCTGGCACCCAGGTGAGCGCACAAGGAGGAGGGTATCGGTCCTGCCTTCGGCGGCGGGGGAACCGGCTGCAGTCCCCGCGGGCGCTGCCTCCTCAGAGCTGTGGGGCCGTGCTTACCCTGCGGTGTCGGAGCCTTCCCGGCGGGGTAAAGGTGGATGGGGTCCTGCAGGTGTTTCTTTCCCGCCGCTAGCTTTGCTTATGTGTTTTCTGCAGTGGGAGCTGATGTCGTCTCCCTTGGCATGAGCGGCAGATCTCGCTCATCAGAGCCCTTGGTGTGGCTGGGGGCACAGGCGCCGGGTTTGGGCCTCTCTGGTGGGGCACATCGGCTGCTCAGCTGCACTTGTCTTCCCCGCTAAGCCTTGCTTTGTCGGGAAGTTGCAGAAAAAAGTTCGTAAGTTTTGCATTTCTAAATGGTGCCGTTTAAATCCCTCGCTGATGGGCCGGGCGACCGGTGTGGGTCGCTTTGGGTTCGGAGATTTCGGTGTTACAGTGAAGCAATTTGTAACTCATTTGTTTAATATATAGGTTTGGTCACACACGCatacaaaccccaaacaaacaaaaaatccaaatacAAACGAAAAATGTGAACTGGCCCATT
The sequence above is a segment of the Lathamus discolor isolate bLatDis1 chromosome 1, bLatDis1.hap1, whole genome shotgun sequence genome. Coding sequences within it:
- the RAD51AP1 gene encoding RAD51-associated protein 1 — protein: MARPVRRSKKTVDYSQFGDLEDDDEDFTCIAAPSSKKSRTQLKEPKEKKEKQKKPQKELTPPPKQTPSKRISLDDKLYQRDLEVALALSVKQKSANIAEVQHSEQGKYFELENVQRRPLFSNCRVDSELLGLNQVMDNDVPRADGIQRTAASNVPAHPEKLLTVDSDDRKHATDSEPECVPSEEESEEDSDYSEDDDEDFAMEKKKAKGNKTRQKMPAKREKKTSKSKINTTVSSVVSPFGRTEQKSERTQKMMSNSSGPVGRPLHTSSPVTDKKPKWIPPAASGSSNNSMRCVSLKSPTQSLRLGLSRLARVKPLHPSAASS